One genomic region from Vanessa tameamea isolate UH-Manoa-2023 chromosome 14, ilVanTame1 primary haplotype, whole genome shotgun sequence encodes:
- the LOC113398630 gene encoding bifunctional methylenetetrahydrofolate dehydrogenase/cyclohydrolase, mitochondrial isoform X1 — MRQSICLRIVSTLLNTTMRSHTYIDSLGSARIMARVLDGKTLAKEIKDELKIKIHDWINIGHRAPSLRCIIVGNDPASHTYVKNKIQAASDVGIEAETIKYDETFTEDALIAAIESLNRDKNVDGILVQLPLPGGIDERKVCNTVAPEKDVDGFHITNVGQLSLDMPTIVPATALAVIEMLKRFKIETFGRNAVVVGRSKNVGMPIAMMLHSDGNHDSGLGMDATVTICHRYTPAEQLELHCRNADIIVTATGIPKLIKANMVKPGATIIDVGITRVQSEQGKTKLVGDVDYDEVSKIAGAVTPVPGGVGPMTVAMLMQNTFQAAQKQRGS; from the exons ATGAGGCAAAGCATATGCTTGCGTATAGTCAGTACACTACTGAATACAACAATGAGAAGTCACACGTACATTGATTCCTTGGGCTCGGCCag AATAATGGCCAGAGTTCTAGATGGTAAAACCTTGGCTAAAGAGATCAAGgatgaattgaaaataaaaatacatgactGGATTAACATAGGTCACCGAGCTCCATCACTACGTTGCATCATCGTAGGCAATGACCCAGCCAGTCATACATATGTCAAAAACAAGATTCAAGCAGCTAGTGATGTTGGTATAGAAGCAGAAACTATTAAATATGATGAGACCTTCACGGAAGATGCACTTATAGCAGCAATTGAATCTCTAAATCGTGACAAAAATGTGGATGGCATACTAGTTCAGCTACCTTTACCGGGTGGTATTGATGAAAGAAAAGTTTGTAATACTGTTGCACCGGAGAAAGATGTTGATGGATTTCATATAACTAATGTCGGGCAGCTGTCCCTAGACATGCCAACCATAGTCCCTGCAACCGCCCTTGCTGTTATAGAAATGCTAAAGAG gtttaaAATAGAGACATTCGGTCGTAATGCCGTTGTAGTTGGACGGTCGAAAAATGTTGGAATGCCTATAGCAATGATGCTGCATAGTGATGGGAACCATGACAGTGGATTAGGTATGGACGCGACTGTGACGATATGTCACAGATACACGCCGGCTGAGCAGCTGGAACTGCATTGTCGGAATGCTGACATTATTGTAACAGCTACAG GTATCCCAAAACTTATAAAGGCAAATATGGTTAAACCTGGTGCTACCATAATAGATGTTGGTATAACAAGAGTACAAAGCGAGCAAGGAAAGACTAAACTGGTTGGAGACGTGGACTATGACG AGGTTTCCAAAATTGCCGGTGCGGTCACTCCAGTACCCGGTGGTGTTGGTCCAATGACAGTAGCTATGCTTATGCAAAACACTTTCCAAGCGGCGCAGAAGCAGCGAggatcataa
- the LOC113398630 gene encoding bifunctional methylenetetrahydrofolate dehydrogenase/cyclohydrolase 2, mitochondrial isoform X2 produces the protein MARVLDGKTLAKEIKDELKIKIHDWINIGHRAPSLRCIIVGNDPASHTYVKNKIQAASDVGIEAETIKYDETFTEDALIAAIESLNRDKNVDGILVQLPLPGGIDERKVCNTVAPEKDVDGFHITNVGQLSLDMPTIVPATALAVIEMLKRFKIETFGRNAVVVGRSKNVGMPIAMMLHSDGNHDSGLGMDATVTICHRYTPAEQLELHCRNADIIVTATGIPKLIKANMVKPGATIIDVGITRVQSEQGKTKLVGDVDYDEVSKIAGAVTPVPGGVGPMTVAMLMQNTFQAAQKQRGS, from the exons ATGGCCAGAGTTCTAGATGGTAAAACCTTGGCTAAAGAGATCAAGgatgaattgaaaataaaaatacatgactGGATTAACATAGGTCACCGAGCTCCATCACTACGTTGCATCATCGTAGGCAATGACCCAGCCAGTCATACATATGTCAAAAACAAGATTCAAGCAGCTAGTGATGTTGGTATAGAAGCAGAAACTATTAAATATGATGAGACCTTCACGGAAGATGCACTTATAGCAGCAATTGAATCTCTAAATCGTGACAAAAATGTGGATGGCATACTAGTTCAGCTACCTTTACCGGGTGGTATTGATGAAAGAAAAGTTTGTAATACTGTTGCACCGGAGAAAGATGTTGATGGATTTCATATAACTAATGTCGGGCAGCTGTCCCTAGACATGCCAACCATAGTCCCTGCAACCGCCCTTGCTGTTATAGAAATGCTAAAGAG gtttaaAATAGAGACATTCGGTCGTAATGCCGTTGTAGTTGGACGGTCGAAAAATGTTGGAATGCCTATAGCAATGATGCTGCATAGTGATGGGAACCATGACAGTGGATTAGGTATGGACGCGACTGTGACGATATGTCACAGATACACGCCGGCTGAGCAGCTGGAACTGCATTGTCGGAATGCTGACATTATTGTAACAGCTACAG GTATCCCAAAACTTATAAAGGCAAATATGGTTAAACCTGGTGCTACCATAATAGATGTTGGTATAACAAGAGTACAAAGCGAGCAAGGAAAGACTAAACTGGTTGGAGACGTGGACTATGACG AGGTTTCCAAAATTGCCGGTGCGGTCACTCCAGTACCCGGTGGTGTTGGTCCAATGACAGTAGCTATGCTTATGCAAAACACTTTCCAAGCGGCGCAGAAGCAGCGAggatcataa